In the genome of Candidatus Izemoplasmatales bacterium, the window GCGAACCTGGGCGTCGAGACGTTCCGGATGTACGACGACGACTACAACTTCAACCTTTCCGATTTCGAACGCAAGGCCAAGGAGCTGGCGACGCGTCAGGGAAGACTTTTCTTCCTGATGAACGATCCCTGCAACAATCCCACCGGTCTCTGCCTGTCGACCGACCAGTGGCGCGCGATGATCGGCGTGCTGAACGAAATCGCCGCGAAGGACATCCCGGTGATCCTCCTCCACGACATCGCCTACATCGATTTCCAGATGAAGCCGGAAGAGCAGTCGCGCGATATCTTCACGAGCTATCTCGATCTCGATCCGCGCATCCTCGCGGTCGTCGCGTTCAGCGGATCGAAGACCTTTTCGATGTATGGATTCCGCATCGGGGCCCAGATCGGGCTCTCCAAGTCGAAATCGGTGATGGACGAGTTCCGCCGCGTCGGCGATTACAGCGTCCGCGCCCGCTTCTCCTCCGTCAGCCGCCCCGCCATGTCCGTGATCGGCCGGATCTTCGCCACGCCGGACCTCAGGACCTGCTTCAGGGCCGAACTCGCGGAAGCGCGCGAGGTTCTCCGGAGCCGAATCGCCCTCTTCCAGCATCACGCGGATCTGGAAGGGCTCCGATATCTTCCTTATGGCGGCGGATTCTTCATCGGCGTCGAGACGAAGAACTGCCGCATCTTCGAGGACCTCGTCGCCGACGGCGTCTATGTCATCGCGATGCCCGGCCTGATCCGCATCGCGCTCTCGAGCGTCAACCTCGAGGAGATCCCGCGTCTCGTCAAGATCCTGAAGAAGAACGTATAAAGGCCAAAAACGGCCATAAACCAGTGATAACGAAAAAAGGATTCCACGACGGAATCCTTTTTTTGCCCGTCGTCCGGATCAGGCGAGGACGGAGATCTTGTTCGAAGTGGCGAGGGTGTAGATGTCGATCAGCGCGCCGACCCATCCGAAGAAGAGGATCCAGAGGATGCCGACGATGACGCGACCCTTGGCGATCCGGTAGATGCCGTAGACGACGTTGTCCAGGCCCGGCAGGGCGAGAATGATGCGGAGAATCAGAGGCAGACCATCGAGCAATTTGATGTATTCTTTCATTCTATCACTCCCTTCAAGACGGGATTATATCACGACGACGGAGCGATTGTTAAGCGATTTTCGGTTTTTCACCGTTTTTTGTATATGCGGAACGGGATCACCCGAGCGTTCGATCGACGGCTTCGGCGATGCGGCGGCACTTGACGACCAGGTCGGCGAAGCGTTCCGGCTTGAGCGACTGCTGACCGTCCGAGAGCGCGCATTCCGGCTCCGGATGGACTTCGACGATCAGACCGTCGGCGCCCGCCGCGACCGCCGCCTTGGACAGCGATTCGATGTATTCCCAGCGACCGCTGGCATGGGACGGGTCGACGATGACGGGCAGGTGGGTGAGTTTCTTGAGGACGGGCACGGCGCTGATGTCGAGGGTGTTCCGCGTCGACGTCTCGAACGTGCGGATCCCGCGTTCGCACAGGACGACCTTCTCGTTCCCGCCGGCGAGGATGTATTCCGCGGACATGAGCCACTCCTCGATCGTGTTCGCGAGGCCGCGCTTGAGGAGGATCGGCTTGTCGACCTTGCCGAGCTCCTTCAGAAGCGAGAAGTTCTGCATGTTCCGGGCGCCGATCTGGATCATGTCGACGGCTTCGAGGAACAAGGGAAGGTCCTCCACCCCCATCAGTTCGCTGACGACGGGGATCCCGTACTTGGCCCGCGCCTCCTTGAGGATGTCCAGGCCTTCCGGTCCCAGCCCCTGGAACGAGTACGGACTGGTGCGCGGCTTGTAGGCGCCGGCCCGGAGGATCTTCGCCCCGGCCGCCTGCACCAGGCCGGTCGTGAGGTCGACCTGGGCGCGGCTCTCGACCGCGCAGGGGCCGGCGATCATCACGACGTTCCTGCCGCCGATGGGGACGCCCGCCACGTCGACGATCGTGTCCGTCAGCTTGAACTTGCGGTTGACCTTCTTGAATGGCTCCTGGACGCGCAGGACGGTGTCGACGCACGGAAACGCGTAAAGCGAGTTCATGTCGAACTTGGTGGTGTCGCCGACGATGCCGAAGATGGTGTACGTCTGGCCGACGCTTTCATGGATCGAGAAGCCGAGGCCCGTCAGATGGGTCCGGAGCTGTTCGATCTCCTGATGGTTGGTGTTCTCCTTGAATTTGACGATCATTTCATGCCTTCCCTTTCTTGAGTTCGTCGATCGCTTCCAGGTATCCGGCGAACCCCTTCCCGCTGATTTGTGCGACGCAGACGTCGGCGATCACAGACACCTTCCGGAATTCCTCCCGGGCGCGGATGTCGGACAGATGGACTTCGACCGTCGGGACGCCGACGGCCTTGATGCAGTCGCGGAGTGCATAGGAGTAGTGCGTGAGCGCCCCGGGGTTGACGACGATGCCGTCCAGCCGCCGGTAGCGGCGCTGGATCGCATCGATCAGACATCCTTCGTGGTTGGACTGGACGAATTCGACCCGGAGTCCGCCAGCCGTCGCGTGGCGACGGATCTCCCGGACGAGGTCGCGATAGGAACGCGATCCGTAGACGGAGGGCTCACGGACGCCGAGCATGTTCAGATTGGGTCCGTTAACGATCAAGATGCGCATGGATCTTCGCCTCGATTTCGCGTGTCGTTTCGTCATGACGGCCGGTGACCTCGACGGTCACGTCGGCGTATCGTTCGTATAGCGGCCGCCGTTCGCGAGCGAGACGCTCGACGTCGGCCGGAGATTGGATCAGCGGACGGTTCCGGATGTCGGCCGCCATGATCTTGCGGTAGTCCTTGTCGAGGAACACGACGATCCCGTTATGCCTGAGGCGACGCATCGCCTCGGCGTCCTTCACCATCCCGCCGCCGGTCGCGACGATCAGGCCGCGATCTGCCGCGTGGCGTTCGACGAGCCGCGCCTCCATCGCGCGGAAAGAGGCTTCGCCCTCTTCAGCGAAGATGGCGGCGATCCTTCTTCCCTCGATCCGTTCGATCTCGGCGTCGGTGTCGAGGATCCGCTTGCCGAGCGATGCGGCGAGACGCGATGCGAACGTCGACTTGCCCGACAGCGGCAGGCCGATCAGCACGACGTTGGCAAGATCGAGCGCAAGCCGTCCGTGGACGGCGCGCGCCGTCGCCTCGGCGATCGTTTCGCCGGTGAAGAGTTCCCTGGCCCGGCGGGCCTGCATGACGAGCATCAGGAGTCCGGACGCGGTCTTGATCCCGCGATCGGCGGCGGTGATCAGAAGGTCCGTGCGGAGCGGGTTGTACACGAGGTCGAAGACGAACTCGAGGTCGGGAAACGGATCGAGCGAAACCGGCATGCCCTCTTCGTCGGGGTGCATCCCGACGGGGGTGGCGTTCACCAGGATCGCATGCGGTCCGCCCGCGGACGTCAGGAGCATTTCGCCCTCGCGGCGCGGGGTGCGGCAGTAGACGTCGACCGCCGCGGCGCCGCGGTCAAGCAAATAGCGCCTTAGCGTCACGGAGACCCCGCCGTTGCCGATGACGGCGACGCGCTTGCCGGAAGGATCGACGCCGTGGCGGGCGAAGGTGGCGGCGATGCCGTCGACGTCCGTGTTGTATCCATGCAGGCGGCCGTCGCGGCGGACGATCGTGTTGACCGATCCGGTGGCCGCGGCGAACCCTTCGAGTTCGTCGAGGAACGGAACGACGGTTTCCTTGTAGGGGGTCGTGACGTTCAGCCCGTCGAATCCCCCCTCGCGGAGGAAGCCGACGGGATCCTCGGTTTCGAACAGGTGGTAGGACGGATCGCCGAACGCGGCGTGGACCGCCGGCGAGAAGCTGTGGGACAAACGGCGGCCGAGCAGTCCGAAGGTCTTCATCGGAACCAGGCGGCCGGCTTGCCCTCCGCAAGCAGGTCGAAGAGCGCGAACGCGACGGCGGCGTTGATCACGTGGACGGCGCGGTGGACGATGGCGGGGTCGTGGCGTCCGCCGACGACGATCGTCGCGTTTTCGCGCGTCTGAAGGTCGACGGTGCGCTGCGGAAGACCGATCGAGGAGGTCGGCTTGACCGCGGCCCGCAGGATCAGGGGCATGCCGGTGGCCATTCCGCCGAGAATGCCGCCGTTGTGGTTGGCGAGCGTGACGACGCGGCCGTCGGAATCGAAGGCGTATTCATCCTTGACTTCCGAACCGAGCTTGCGCGCGATGTCGAAGCCGTCGCCGAATTCGACGGCCTTGACCGCGGGAACGGAGAAGAGGATTGCCGAGAGTCGGCTTTCGAGCGAATCGAAGAGCGGTTCGCCGGTGCCGACCGGAAGGCCGACGACGGCCGTTTCGACGATTCCGCCGACGGTGTCCGCATGCGCCCTGGCGTCTTCGATCACGGCCCGCATGCGCGCTTCGGCGTCGTCGTCGAGCACCGGGAACGGAAGGCTCGCGAGCTGCGCGAGGGCTTCGGGTTCGATCGCGAGCGGATCGAACGGGCGGTCGAGGACGTGCCCGACGGACAGGATGTGGGAACCGACGCGGATGCCGTGGCGGATCAGGACCGTATCGGCGATCGCGCCGGCGATCATGAAGAGAGCCGTCATGCGGCCGGAGTGGATGCCGCCGCCGCGCAGGTCCTCGGTCCCGCCGGACTTCACATAGGCGGGATAGTCCGCATGTCCCGGACGCGGTCTGTTCCGGAGCGGATCGTAATCGTGCGAGCGGGTGTCGGTGTTGGGGATCGAAAAGCGGAGCGGCGTGCCGTCGGTGACGCCGTCGGGCGCCCCGGAGCGGATCTCATATCGATCCGGTTCGCTGCGGGAGGTCGAGATCGACGTCTGCGGGCGGCGACGGG includes:
- a CDS encoding shikimate kinase produces the protein MKTFGLLGRRLSHSFSPAVHAAFGDPSYHLFETEDPVGFLREGGFDGLNVTTPYKETVVPFLDELEGFAAATGSVNTIVRRDGRLHGYNTDVDGIAATFARHGVDPSGKRVAVIGNGGVSVTLRRYLLDRGAAAVDVYCRTPRREGEMLLTSAGGPHAILVNATPVGMHPDEEGMPVSLDPFPDLEFVFDLVYNPLRTDLLITAADRGIKTASGLLMLVMQARRARELFTGETIAEATARAVHGRLALDLANVVLIGLPLSGKSTFASRLAASLGKRILDTDAEIERIEGRRIAAIFAEEGEASFRAMEARLVERHAADRGLIVATGGGMVKDAEAMRRLRHNGIVVFLDKDYRKIMAADIRNRPLIQSPADVERLARERRPLYERYADVTVEVTGRHDETTREIEAKIHAHLDR
- the aroF gene encoding 3-deoxy-7-phosphoheptulonate synthase, which codes for MIVKFKENTNHQEIEQLRTHLTGLGFSIHESVGQTYTIFGIVGDTTKFDMNSLYAFPCVDTVLRVQEPFKKVNRKFKLTDTIVDVAGVPIGGRNVVMIAGPCAVESRAQVDLTTGLVQAAGAKILRAGAYKPRTSPYSFQGLGPEGLDILKEARAKYGIPVVSELMGVEDLPLFLEAVDMIQIGARNMQNFSLLKELGKVDKPILLKRGLANTIEEWLMSAEYILAGGNEKVVLCERGIRTFETSTRNTLDISAVPVLKKLTHLPVIVDPSHASGRWEYIESLSKAAVAAGADGLIVEVHPEPECALSDGQQSLKPERFADLVVKCRRIAEAVDRTLG
- the aroQ gene encoding type II 3-dehydroquinate dehydratase, producing MRILIVNGPNLNMLGVREPSVYGSRSYRDLVREIRRHATAGGLRVEFVQSNHEGCLIDAIQRRYRRLDGIVVNPGALTHYSYALRDCIKAVGVPTVEVHLSDIRAREEFRKVSVIADVCVAQISGKGFAGYLEAIDELKKGKA
- a CDS encoding aminotransferase class I/II-fold pyridoxal phosphate-dependent enzyme; the protein is MTNHIVGSHALTKHMESNILKTSQEAKAAKAKNPSVIDATVGQLNRDNGTLFRYVAVERSLNELNDQEMYVYAPVNGTKNFSEGAIDWVFGRNKDAILKNFQVNVIPTTGGSGALSNTIYNFNDFGQKVLIPNYYWTPYENIAEEANLGVETFRMYDDDYNFNLSDFERKAKELATRQGRLFFLMNDPCNNPTGLCLSTDQWRAMIGVLNEIAAKDIPVILLHDIAYIDFQMKPEEQSRDIFTSYLDLDPRILAVVAFSGSKTFSMYGFRIGAQIGLSKSKSVMDEFRRVGDYSVRARFSSVSRPAMSVIGRIFATPDLRTCFRAELAEAREVLRSRIALFQHHADLEGLRYLPYGGGFFIGVETKNCRIFEDLVADGVYVIAMPGLIRIALSSVNLEEIPRLVKILKKNV
- the aroC gene encoding chorismate synthase: MNTFGKNIRITFSGASHAPEIGLTVEGLPAGVRLDEEAIRSALARRRPQTSISTSRSEPDRYEIRSGAPDGVTDGTPLRFSIPNTDTRSHDYDPLRNRPRPGHADYPAYVKSGGTEDLRGGGIHSGRMTALFMIAGAIADTVLIRHGIRVGSHILSVGHVLDRPFDPLAIEPEALAQLASLPFPVLDDDAEARMRAVIEDARAHADTVGGIVETAVVGLPVGTGEPLFDSLESRLSAILFSVPAVKAVEFGDGFDIARKLGSEVKDEYAFDSDGRVVTLANHNGGILGGMATGMPLILRAAVKPTSSIGLPQRTVDLQTRENATIVVGGRHDPAIVHRAVHVINAAVAFALFDLLAEGKPAAWFR